In Leifsonia sp. ZF2019, a genomic segment contains:
- a CDS encoding alpha/beta hydrolase, protein MVASDDDPFCPEGAQAAYGAPLGIPVHTIPGGGHLELTAGYGEWPSMLAWSFDPTTTLQPR, encoded by the coding sequence ATCGTCGCGTCGGACGACGACCCGTTCTGTCCGGAGGGCGCGCAGGCGGCCTACGGGGCGCCGCTCGGCATCCCGGTGCACACCATCCCGGGCGGCGGTCACCTGGAGCTGACGGCCGGGTACGGCGAGTGGCCGTCGATGCTGGCGTGGTCGTTCGACCCGACCACGACCCTCCAGCCCCGCTGA
- a CDS encoding mannitol-1-phosphate 5-dehydrogenase, whose translation MKAVHFGAGNIGRGFVGLLLHEAGYEVVFADVNAELIDALAAADSYDVHLVGEESQTKTVTGFRAINSATDEEALVAEIATADVVTTAVGPRILRFVAPVIAKGLAARADDAPRLAVMACENAIGATDLLAAELMDGLPDDDTREALGAKAVFADTAVDRIVPAQAPDAGIDVTVETFYEWVVDRSPFSGQVPPIPGAHFVDSLAPYIERKLFTVNTGHATVAYTGFLQGARTISDAIAIPAVRQAAEDALAETSAALIAKHGLDPEEMAAYRAKILDRFTNRYLVDEVVRVGREPLRKLGRNDRFIGPAVDHVAFVGSVPQALLAAVGAALRFDVPEDTQSVELKRLLEEAPAEDIVSEVTGVVPGEALYDPLVAIVREAQA comes from the coding sequence ATGAAGGCCGTCCATTTCGGCGCAGGCAACATCGGCCGCGGCTTCGTGGGGCTGCTGCTGCACGAAGCCGGGTACGAGGTCGTCTTCGCCGACGTCAACGCCGAGCTGATCGACGCGCTCGCGGCGGCGGACTCCTACGACGTGCACCTCGTCGGCGAGGAGTCGCAGACGAAGACCGTGACCGGGTTCCGCGCGATCAACAGCGCGACCGACGAGGAGGCTCTGGTCGCCGAGATCGCGACCGCCGACGTGGTCACGACCGCGGTGGGACCGCGCATCCTACGCTTCGTCGCCCCGGTCATCGCGAAGGGACTCGCCGCCCGGGCGGACGACGCCCCGCGTCTGGCCGTGATGGCGTGCGAGAACGCGATCGGCGCGACGGACCTCCTGGCCGCCGAGTTGATGGACGGCCTCCCGGACGACGACACCCGGGAGGCGCTGGGCGCGAAAGCGGTCTTCGCCGACACCGCCGTCGACCGGATCGTCCCCGCCCAGGCGCCGGACGCGGGCATCGACGTCACCGTCGAGACCTTCTACGAGTGGGTCGTCGACCGCAGCCCGTTCTCCGGGCAGGTGCCGCCCATCCCGGGCGCCCACTTCGTGGACTCGCTCGCGCCCTACATCGAGCGCAAGCTGTTCACGGTCAACACCGGGCACGCGACCGTGGCGTACACCGGGTTCCTGCAGGGTGCCAGGACCATCAGCGACGCCATCGCGATCCCCGCCGTGCGCCAGGCCGCGGAGGACGCCCTGGCGGAGACCTCCGCGGCCCTCATCGCCAAGCACGGGCTCGACCCGGAGGAGATGGCCGCGTACCGCGCGAAGATCCTGGACCGGTTCACCAACCGGTATCTGGTCGACGAGGTGGTGCGCGTCGGTCGTGAGCCGCTGCGCAAACTCGGCCGCAACGACCGGTTCATCGGACCGGCCGTCGATCACGTGGCGTTCGTCGGCTCGGTGCCGCAGGCCCTGCTCGCCGCCGTCGGGGCCGCGCTGCGGTTCGACGTGCCGGAGGACACCCAGAGCGTCGAGCTCAAGCGCCTGCTCGAGGAGGCGCCGGCCGAGGACATCGTGAGCGAGGTCACCGGGGTCGTGCCCGGCGAGGCGCTCTACGACCCGCTCGTCGCGATCGTGCGGGAGGCGCAGGCCTGA
- the ptsP gene encoding phosphoenolpyruvate--protein phosphotransferase: MTDTTATQLTGAGIGQGVALGTVLRMSDPLPEPAETPSTRTPDEEKARVAEAVATVAADLRSRAAKVTGVAADVLEAQSMMAEDSTLADDVATRIDGGTTAERAVFEGFAVFRDMLIGLGGYMGERATDLDDVAQRVIAALSGRPAPGVPESDAPYVLVAHDLAPADTALLDLSKVLGLVTREGGPTSHTAILAREKAIVAVVGVAGADTLTDGTEVVVDAASGTVTVAPDADQRAEAQRRIDERAAALAGGLEPGALADGTAIPLLANLGSAEGAQKALDAGAEGVGLFRTEFLFLDQRMAPTVEQQREQYTALLAAFPGKKVVVRVLDAGADKPLAFLNDAHEDNPALGLRGLRALRANEDLLREQLTALAEADAATEADLWVMAPMVSTVEETRYFVELASGFGLKTVGVMVEVPSAALLADRVLETAAFASIGTNDLTQYTLAADRLLGSVAGFQDPWHPAVLRLIGEVGTAGRAHGKPVGICGEAAADPLLAVVLVGLGATTLSMSPAALADVRLSLTRYTLDQATSLAEVALAADGAAEAREAVRAAASTLTAPPR; the protein is encoded by the coding sequence ATGACCGACACGACCGCCACGCAGCTCACCGGAGCCGGAATCGGCCAGGGCGTCGCCCTGGGCACGGTGCTCCGCATGTCCGACCCGCTCCCGGAGCCGGCCGAGACGCCCAGCACCCGCACCCCCGACGAGGAGAAGGCCCGCGTCGCTGAAGCCGTCGCCACCGTCGCCGCCGATCTGCGCAGCCGCGCCGCCAAGGTCACCGGCGTCGCCGCCGACGTGCTGGAGGCGCAGTCGATGATGGCGGAGGACTCCACCCTCGCCGACGACGTCGCCACCCGCATCGACGGCGGCACGACCGCCGAGCGCGCCGTGTTCGAGGGATTCGCGGTCTTCCGCGACATGCTCATCGGCCTCGGCGGCTACATGGGCGAGCGCGCCACCGACCTCGACGACGTCGCGCAGCGCGTGATCGCCGCGCTCTCCGGCCGCCCGGCGCCCGGCGTCCCCGAGTCGGACGCGCCCTACGTGCTCGTCGCCCACGACCTCGCCCCGGCCGACACAGCGCTGCTCGACCTGTCCAAAGTGCTCGGCCTGGTGACCCGCGAGGGAGGCCCGACCTCCCACACGGCGATCCTCGCCCGCGAGAAGGCGATCGTCGCGGTCGTCGGCGTGGCCGGAGCGGACACGCTGACCGACGGCACCGAGGTCGTCGTCGACGCCGCCTCCGGAACCGTCACCGTCGCCCCCGACGCCGACCAGCGCGCGGAGGCGCAGCGCCGCATCGACGAGCGCGCGGCGGCGCTCGCGGGCGGCCTCGAGCCCGGGGCCCTCGCCGACGGCACCGCGATCCCGCTGCTCGCCAACCTCGGCTCGGCCGAGGGCGCCCAGAAGGCCCTCGACGCCGGAGCGGAGGGCGTCGGCCTGTTCCGCACGGAGTTCCTCTTCCTCGACCAGCGCATGGCCCCCACCGTCGAGCAGCAGCGCGAGCAGTACACGGCGCTCCTCGCGGCGTTCCCCGGCAAGAAGGTCGTCGTGCGCGTGCTCGACGCCGGCGCCGACAAGCCGCTCGCCTTCCTCAACGACGCGCACGAGGACAACCCCGCGCTCGGTCTCCGCGGGCTGCGGGCGCTGCGCGCCAACGAGGACCTCCTGCGCGAGCAGCTCACCGCCCTCGCCGAGGCGGACGCCGCCACCGAGGCCGACCTGTGGGTCATGGCGCCCATGGTGTCGACCGTCGAGGAGACGCGCTACTTCGTCGAGCTCGCGAGCGGGTTCGGCCTGAAGACCGTCGGCGTGATGGTGGAGGTCCCCTCGGCCGCGCTGCTCGCCGACCGTGTGCTCGAGACGGCGGCGTTCGCCTCCATCGGCACGAACGACCTCACGCAGTACACGCTCGCCGCCGACCGCCTCCTCGGCTCGGTCGCCGGCTTCCAGGACCCGTGGCACCCGGCCGTCCTCCGCCTGATCGGGGAGGTCGGCACCGCAGGCCGCGCCCACGGCAAGCCGGTGGGGATCTGCGGGGAGGCCGCCGCCGACCCGCTGCTCGCCGTCGTGCTCGTGGGTCTCGGCGCCACCACTCTGTCCATGTCGCCCGCGGCGCTCGCCGACGTGCGGCTCTCCCTGACCCGTTACACCCTCGACCAGGCGACGTCCCTGGCCGAGGTCGCCCTGGCCGCCGACGGGGCGGCCGAGGCCCGGGAGGCGGTCCGTGCGGCCGCCTCCACGCTCACCGCACCACCCCGGTAG
- a CDS encoding PTS IIB subunit — protein sequence MKIVVVCGAGASSTFVAVKLRNAAAARGIAATVEAGSVSQLDSLTGVDVVLVGAHLEASVPALRERAAAVGTAVAVLPPISPAALDGAQALDLALGAGAAAL from the coding sequence ATGAAGATCGTCGTCGTCTGCGGTGCGGGAGCCTCGAGCACCTTCGTCGCCGTCAAGCTCCGCAACGCCGCGGCCGCTCGCGGCATCGCAGCGACCGTCGAGGCCGGGAGCGTCTCCCAGCTCGACTCTCTGACCGGCGTGGACGTCGTCCTCGTCGGGGCGCACCTGGAGGCCTCCGTGCCCGCGCTGCGCGAACGCGCCGCCGCCGTGGGCACCGCGGTCGCCGTGCTCCCGCCCATCTCGCCGGCGGCCCTCGACGGCGCACAGGCGCTGGACCTGGCTCTCGGCGCCGGGGCGGCGGCACTATGA
- a CDS encoding PTS mannitol transporter subunit IICB, whose amino-acid sequence MTSATVTTPKKPGGARVHVQRFGTFLSNMVMPNIPAFIAWGFITALFIATGWLQNTGWDINGILGGFGDQAKIGWDGAATVLAQDANGHTFEQYVGLVSPMITYLLPLLIANTGGRMVYGVRGGVVGSIATMGVIVGSNIPMFIGAMILGPLSAWIMKKVDSIWDGKIKAGFEMLVNNFSAGIVGMLLSIGAFFGIAPLVEWLSTVLGGAVNWLVSAHLLPLASILIEPGKVLFLNNAINHGVLTPLGVEQAQQTGKSILFLLEANPGPGFGILIAYSIFGLGVARASAPGAALIQFVGGIHEIYFPYVLMKPVIIIAAILGGMTGIAVNVTFNSGLRAPASPGSIIAVLLQTPGDSFVGVTLSVICAAAVSFIVASVILRASRKRDLASGNAGDLSAAVAQTEANKGKQSSVLEGLVDEGEHDAGDAQGDGTDRLVRNIVFACDAGMGSSAMGASVLRNKIKKAGIDGVTVTNQAIANLDGTADLVITQRELTDRAKGQSPDSVHVSVDNFMNSPRYDEVVDLVKNQQAQAAPEDATK is encoded by the coding sequence ATGACATCGGCGACAGTGACGACGCCGAAGAAGCCCGGAGGAGCGCGCGTCCACGTGCAGCGCTTCGGGACCTTCCTCTCGAACATGGTCATGCCGAACATCCCGGCGTTCATCGCCTGGGGGTTCATCACGGCCCTGTTCATCGCGACCGGCTGGCTGCAGAACACCGGCTGGGACATCAACGGCATCCTCGGCGGCTTCGGCGACCAGGCCAAGATCGGCTGGGACGGCGCAGCCACCGTCCTCGCGCAGGACGCGAACGGCCACACCTTCGAGCAGTATGTCGGCCTCGTCAGCCCGATGATCACCTACCTGCTGCCGCTGCTCATCGCGAACACCGGCGGCCGGATGGTCTACGGCGTCCGCGGCGGCGTGGTCGGCTCGATCGCGACCATGGGTGTGATCGTCGGCTCCAACATCCCGATGTTCATCGGTGCCATGATCCTCGGCCCGCTGAGCGCGTGGATCATGAAGAAGGTCGACTCCATCTGGGACGGCAAGATCAAGGCCGGCTTCGAGATGCTGGTCAACAACTTCTCGGCCGGCATCGTGGGCATGCTGCTCTCCATCGGCGCCTTCTTCGGCATCGCGCCGCTCGTCGAGTGGCTGAGCACGGTGCTCGGCGGCGCCGTGAACTGGCTCGTGTCGGCGCACCTGCTGCCGCTCGCGAGCATCCTGATCGAGCCGGGCAAGGTGCTGTTCCTCAACAACGCCATCAACCACGGCGTGCTCACCCCTCTGGGTGTCGAGCAGGCCCAGCAGACCGGCAAGTCGATCCTCTTCCTGCTGGAGGCGAACCCGGGTCCCGGATTCGGCATCCTGATCGCCTACTCGATCTTCGGTCTGGGGGTCGCCCGTGCGAGCGCTCCGGGCGCCGCGCTGATCCAGTTCGTCGGCGGCATCCACGAGATCTACTTCCCGTACGTGCTCATGAAGCCCGTGATCATCATCGCGGCCATCCTCGGCGGCATGACCGGCATCGCCGTCAACGTGACGTTCAACTCCGGTCTGCGCGCCCCGGCCTCGCCCGGGTCGATCATCGCCGTACTGCTCCAGACGCCGGGTGACAGTTTCGTCGGGGTGACGCTCTCCGTGATCTGCGCCGCGGCCGTGTCGTTCATCGTCGCGTCGGTCATCCTGCGCGCCAGCCGCAAGCGCGACCTCGCCTCCGGCAACGCGGGCGACCTGTCCGCCGCCGTGGCCCAGACCGAGGCCAACAAGGGCAAGCAGTCCAGCGTGCTCGAGGGCCTGGTCGACGAGGGCGAGCACGACGCCGGCGACGCCCAGGGCGACGGCACCGACCGCCTGGTGCGCAACATCGTGTTCGCATGCGACGCTGGGATGGGCTCGAGCGCGATGGGCGCGTCCGTGCTGCGCAACAAGATCAAGAAGGCGGGCATCGACGGCGTCACGGTGACCAACCAGGCCATCGCGAACCTCGACGGCACGGCCGACCTGGTCATCACGCAGCGCGAGCTGACCGATCGCGCCAAGGGCCAGTCGCCGGACTCGGTGCACGTGTCCGTCGACAACTTCATGAACAGCCCGCGGTACGACGAGGTCGTCGACCTCGTCAAGAACCAGCAGGCCCAAGCAGCACCGGAGGACGCCACCAAATGA
- a CDS encoding Ig-like domain-containing protein yields the protein MRLYPRPQYRHARRGRRAAGRTVAAVSAAAVLALTAPSAALADQTISTAGPLTSVRITPDLNCAVDYAGDTHGSFFDGTACGTFVAFGEGAERVLAGPSVIPAGGDVAAQTIPVVPVEQTMTGSGSRRDPFAVTTVADARSSAGSAVLRITQVDSYVAGDNYYATTTTISSLDGGAHDAVLFHGADCYLGDNDRGYGDHSAATGAVTCTSGLGDAARIEQFIPQTPGSSYFYGHYRQVWSRIAAKQSLPDLLASPSLAQDNGMALSWNLSVPAGGSASASMLTNFSPMNIRALPTTITPDATSVRAGSTVTVTVDVSNADNVIDVTTQGLEVLLPSGAVYVEGSVVGASGPAIQSDRTLTIPIAGVVLGGGSTSVTFQVVLAEEGAAAFDLTGSALLAPVLPSTASVAVSPAPAKPTASDDTASTSYATAVTIPVLDNDTGEDIAVTAVDQSEHGMVTLNDDGTITFEPAAGFAGDVSFGYRITDAWGVDVHASVTVTVAPPAPPAAADDAATTASGTAVTIPVLENDEGEEISVAEVGASEHGTVTLNDDGTITFVPVTGFAGTATFEYTIADAVGQRASATVIVEVQPMIGLDPEQPEGPELPVTPERPEPPAQPQPPTAPAATGPDVLAQTGSTIASGAGIVALAGLLAGAVLLIVRRRRAEQA from the coding sequence ATGCGCCTTTATCCGAGACCTCAGTACCGTCACGCTCGCCGTGGCCGCCGTGCAGCCGGGAGGACTGTCGCCGCGGTCTCGGCCGCAGCCGTCCTCGCTCTGACTGCACCCTCCGCCGCCCTGGCGGATCAGACGATCTCCACGGCCGGCCCGCTCACCTCCGTGCGGATCACTCCCGACCTCAACTGCGCCGTCGACTACGCCGGCGACACGCACGGGTCATTCTTCGACGGAACCGCGTGCGGGACCTTCGTCGCGTTCGGCGAGGGCGCCGAGCGGGTACTCGCCGGGCCGAGCGTCATCCCGGCCGGTGGCGACGTGGCAGCACAGACCATCCCGGTCGTGCCCGTCGAACAGACCATGACCGGTTCCGGCTCGCGGAGAGATCCGTTCGCGGTCACGACGGTCGCGGACGCACGGAGCAGCGCGGGCTCAGCGGTGCTGCGGATCACGCAGGTCGACAGCTATGTCGCCGGAGACAACTACTACGCGACCACCACGACGATCTCGTCGCTGGACGGCGGGGCGCACGATGCCGTGCTCTTCCACGGAGCCGACTGCTACCTCGGCGACAACGATCGGGGATACGGCGACCACTCCGCTGCGACGGGCGCCGTGACCTGCACGTCCGGTCTCGGCGACGCGGCACGGATCGAGCAGTTCATCCCGCAGACCCCCGGGTCGTCGTACTTCTACGGCCACTACCGCCAGGTGTGGTCCCGCATCGCTGCGAAGCAGTCGCTGCCCGACCTGCTCGCCTCGCCGAGCCTCGCTCAGGACAACGGTATGGCGCTCTCCTGGAACCTCTCCGTGCCGGCGGGCGGATCCGCGTCCGCGTCGATGCTCACCAACTTCTCCCCGATGAACATCCGGGCCCTTCCGACCACCATCACGCCGGACGCGACCTCGGTTCGCGCGGGATCGACCGTCACCGTCACCGTCGATGTCAGCAACGCGGACAACGTCATCGACGTGACGACACAGGGCCTCGAGGTGCTGCTGCCGAGCGGGGCGGTCTACGTCGAGGGTTCCGTCGTCGGCGCGTCCGGGCCGGCCATCCAGTCGGACCGCACGCTCACGATTCCGATCGCCGGCGTGGTCCTCGGCGGAGGCTCCACCTCCGTGACCTTCCAGGTGGTCCTCGCCGAAGAGGGTGCGGCGGCATTCGACCTGACGGGCTCCGCCCTCCTCGCGCCGGTGCTCCCGTCGACCGCCTCGGTTGCCGTGTCACCCGCGCCGGCCAAGCCGACCGCGAGCGACGACACCGCATCGACCTCCTACGCGACGGCGGTCACCATCCCGGTGCTGGACAACGACACCGGCGAGGACATCGCGGTCACCGCGGTCGACCAGAGCGAGCATGGCATGGTGACGCTGAACGACGACGGCACGATCACCTTCGAGCCGGCCGCCGGGTTCGCGGGCGACGTGTCGTTCGGATACCGGATCACGGACGCCTGGGGCGTCGACGTGCACGCGTCGGTGACGGTGACGGTGGCCCCGCCCGCGCCCCCGGCGGCGGCCGACGACGCAGCCACCACCGCCTCGGGAACGGCGGTCACCATCCCGGTCCTCGAAAATGATGAGGGCGAGGAGATCTCCGTCGCAGAGGTCGGCGCATCGGAGCATGGCACGGTGACGCTGAACGACGACGGCACGATCACGTTCGTTCCGGTGACCGGATTCGCCGGCACGGCGACCTTCGAGTACACGATCGCAGACGCCGTCGGGCAGCGCGCTTCGGCGACGGTGATCGTCGAGGTCCAGCCGATGATCGGCCTGGACCCGGAACAGCCCGAGGGGCCGGAGCTGCCGGTGACGCCGGAGCGGCCCGAGCCTCCTGCGCAGCCCCAGCCACCGACGGCTCCCGCGGCGACGGGCCCTGACGTGCTCGCGCAGACCGGGTCCACCATCGCGAGCGGCGCCGGCATCGTCGCGCTGGCCGGCCTCCTCGCCGGGGCGGTGCTGCTCATCGTGCGCCGCCGACGGGCCGAGCAGGCGTAG
- a CDS encoding bifunctional 4-hydroxy-2-oxoglutarate aldolase/2-dehydro-3-deoxy-phosphogluconate aldolase, with protein sequence MLLDTLRHDRALAVVRAPHIDDPVALCRSLAAGGIRTVEFTFTTPGVESVIAAAVEGEHDALVGAGTVTDARTAEAAIAAGARFLVTPGLSEGAAAVAREAGVPILIGALSPTEVMRAVELGAAAVKIFPASLVGPGYLRDLRGPLPHVPMVPSGGLTAANAGAWMDAGALAVTAGSSVVSAADIAAASWGAVTERARAFSLAATRA encoded by the coding sequence ATGCTGCTCGACACTCTCCGCCACGACCGTGCCCTCGCCGTGGTGCGCGCGCCGCACATCGACGACCCGGTCGCGCTCTGCCGTTCGCTCGCGGCCGGCGGCATCCGCACGGTCGAGTTCACCTTCACGACGCCCGGAGTGGAGTCGGTGATCGCCGCGGCGGTCGAGGGGGAGCACGACGCCCTGGTCGGAGCGGGCACGGTGACGGACGCACGGACGGCCGAGGCGGCGATCGCAGCGGGCGCGCGGTTCCTGGTGACCCCGGGCCTGAGCGAGGGAGCAGCCGCCGTGGCGCGGGAGGCGGGGGTGCCCATCCTGATCGGGGCTCTCAGCCCGACCGAAGTGATGCGGGCGGTCGAGCTGGGTGCCGCCGCGGTCAAGATCTTCCCGGCGTCGCTGGTCGGCCCCGGCTACCTGCGCGATCTGCGCGGGCCCCTGCCGCACGTCCCGATGGTGCCGTCCGGCGGGCTCACCGCGGCGAACGCCGGCGCGTGGATGGACGCGGGCGCGCTTGCCGTGACCGCCGGCTCGAGCGTCGTGAGCGCCGCCGACATCGCGGCCGCGTCGTGGGGCGCCGTCACTGAGCGGGCGCGCGCGTTCTCCCTCGCTGCGACCCGCGCATGA
- a CDS encoding HPr family phosphocarrier protein — MAERIITVGSSHGLHARPAKLFVEAVNNSGAKVQLSKEGGKTVDAGSILGVISLGIDHGDKIVLTTDAPDADAVLDDLADILTTDHDA; from the coding sequence ATGGCTGAGCGGATCATCACCGTCGGATCGAGCCACGGACTGCACGCGCGACCGGCGAAGCTCTTCGTCGAGGCGGTCAACAACTCCGGCGCGAAGGTGCAGCTCTCGAAGGAGGGCGGCAAGACCGTCGACGCCGGCAGCATCCTCGGCGTCATCTCCCTGGGCATCGACCACGGCGACAAGATCGTCCTCACCACCGACGCGCCCGACGCGGACGCGGTGCTCGACGACCTCGCGGACATCCTGACCACAGACCACGACGCCTGA
- a CDS encoding N-acyl-D-amino-acid deacylase family protein — MSEAPSTLIRGALVLDGGGRPGRAGDVLVEGDRISRVGGRLDAPGARVLDADGLALAPGFIDMHAHSDLAVLTDHEHVAKVSQGVTCEVVGQDGLSYAPATPEAVAVLREQLAGWNGVPDELGAGWPTIADYLAAVDRARPAANVAALVPQGTVRLDVVGTVDRAATPEEVAAMRACVDRGMRDGAFGMSSGLTYVPGMFASTDELVALGEVVAAHGGVYVPHQRSYGAGALAAYAEMVEVARRSGVALHLSHATMNFRVNRGRAGELIALLDAALADGVELSFDTYPYLPGSTTLAALLPSWAAEGGPAATLARLHDPTARARIAHELDVVGTDGCHGVPVEWDTIEISGVRDAALADRVGRTVASLAEASGEPASAFALDLLVADRLGTGILQHVGDEANVRTMMRHSRHTGGSDGILVGDKPHPRAWGTFPRYLGHYVRDEGVLALEEAVAHLSARPAAVLGLTDRGRIAPGLVADLVLFDPETVADRATFAEPRLPAAGIPWVLVAGEAVIADGRRTEARPGRALRSSAYAPS, encoded by the coding sequence ATGAGCGAGGCGCCGTCGACGCTGATCCGCGGCGCGCTCGTGCTCGACGGCGGCGGCCGGCCGGGGCGCGCCGGTGATGTGCTGGTGGAGGGGGACCGCATCTCGCGGGTCGGCGGCCGTCTCGACGCACCCGGCGCGCGCGTCCTCGACGCGGACGGTCTCGCGCTCGCCCCCGGTTTCATCGACATGCACGCGCATTCGGATCTTGCCGTGCTCACCGATCACGAGCACGTCGCGAAGGTCTCGCAGGGTGTGACCTGCGAGGTCGTCGGTCAAGACGGGCTCTCCTACGCCCCCGCCACTCCCGAGGCGGTCGCGGTCCTGCGCGAGCAGCTCGCGGGCTGGAACGGCGTCCCCGACGAGCTCGGTGCCGGCTGGCCGACCATCGCCGACTATCTCGCGGCGGTCGACCGCGCCCGCCCCGCCGCCAACGTCGCCGCTCTCGTGCCGCAGGGCACCGTGCGACTCGACGTCGTCGGCACCGTCGATCGTGCAGCGACGCCCGAGGAGGTCGCCGCCATGCGCGCGTGCGTGGACCGCGGGATGCGCGACGGCGCGTTCGGCATGTCGTCCGGGCTCACCTATGTCCCCGGGATGTTCGCGAGCACGGACGAGCTCGTCGCACTGGGTGAGGTGGTCGCCGCGCACGGAGGCGTCTACGTGCCGCACCAGCGGTCCTACGGTGCCGGGGCGCTCGCGGCTTACGCGGAGATGGTCGAGGTCGCCCGGCGCTCGGGCGTCGCCCTCCACCTCTCCCACGCGACCATGAACTTCCGCGTCAATCGCGGCCGAGCGGGCGAGCTGATCGCACTCCTCGACGCCGCCCTCGCCGACGGCGTCGAGCTCAGCTTCGACACCTACCCCTACCTCCCGGGCTCGACGACGCTCGCCGCCCTCCTGCCGAGCTGGGCGGCCGAGGGAGGCCCGGCGGCGACGCTCGCCCGCCTCCACGATCCGACCGCCCGGGCGCGCATCGCCCACGAGCTCGACGTCGTCGGCACCGACGGCTGTCACGGCGTGCCCGTCGAGTGGGACACGATAGAGATCTCCGGTGTGCGCGACGCCGCTCTCGCCGACCGCGTCGGCCGCACCGTCGCCTCCCTCGCCGAAGCCTCCGGTGAGCCCGCCTCGGCGTTCGCCCTCGACCTGCTGGTCGCCGACCGCCTCGGCACCGGCATCCTGCAGCACGTCGGCGACGAGGCGAACGTGCGCACGATGATGCGGCACTCCCGCCACACCGGGGGGAGCGACGGCATCCTCGTCGGCGACAAGCCGCACCCGCGCGCGTGGGGAACCTTCCCCCGCTACCTCGGCCACTACGTCCGCGACGAGGGAGTGCTCGCGCTGGAGGAGGCGGTCGCGCACCTCTCCGCCCGCCCGGCCGCCGTGCTCGGCCTCACCGACCGCGGCCGCATCGCCCCCGGCCTCGTGGCCGACCTCGTGCTGTTCGACCCCGAGACGGTGGCCGACCGCGCGACGTTCGCCGAACCGCGCCTGCCCGCCGCCGGCATCCCGTGGGTGCTCGTGGCGGGGGAGGCCGTGATCGCAGACGGGCGGCGCACGGAGGCCCGGCCCGGGCGCGCGCTGCGCTCGTCGGCATACGCGCCTTCCTGA
- a CDS encoding PTS sugar transporter subunit IIA, protein MTDTILDRANVVAAGTATTREDAIREAGALLVQAGAVLPGYVDSMQDRENTVSTFMGNGLAIPHGTNESKDEITRSALSFIRYSSPLDWGGEEVRFVVGIAGQNNEHLEILSKIAILFSEEDDVQKLLDAPDADALYALLGDVNE, encoded by the coding sequence ATGACCGACACCATTCTCGACCGGGCGAACGTCGTGGCCGCGGGCACCGCGACCACGCGGGAGGACGCGATCCGGGAGGCGGGTGCCCTGCTCGTGCAGGCCGGCGCCGTGCTCCCCGGGTACGTCGACTCGATGCAGGACCGCGAGAACACCGTCTCGACCTTCATGGGCAACGGTCTCGCCATCCCGCACGGCACCAACGAGTCCAAGGACGAGATCACGCGTTCGGCTCTCTCGTTCATCCGCTACTCCTCGCCGCTCGACTGGGGCGGCGAGGAGGTGCGGTTCGTCGTCGGCATCGCCGGGCAGAACAACGAGCATCTCGAGATCCTGTCCAAGATCGCCATCCTCTTCTCGGAGGAGGACGACGTGCAGAAGCTGCTCGACGCCCCGGACGCGGACGCTCTGTACGCGCTCCTCGGCGACGTGAACGAGTAG